The genomic window ATTATAAGCTTATAAACTTCAGTCGTTTAACTACTCCCAAGAAACCCCCTTACTATGTCGGCCGTGTAGATCATTTTTGACACGGCGTCACAACTAAACACGCTTTCATTTCTAAATAGGAtagcaaataattaaatttttcgacATTGAAGAGCAATTCGTAAACcaaggtaaataataaattcggGGAAGTTGCCGTTAAATTTTGGAAGTTTCATTTTAAGTATTATACTGCGCTGGCCTGCTAAAGAATTTAGACTATTCTTATTTGCGaagttaaaataatttgtttgttcTTCAAACCGATTGCAGTTGCACATTATCTGGCAGTCAAAAGCGCTTCAGTGGTTTTTCCCTTGGTAATCAATTGCATCCGTATGTCTTATTCTTTATCTTTGTTTTTATCGCTAAGAGTACAAGGGAATTCTAGATCCAGAGTCCTGAACAAAATATGTATCGCATTGGCTGGCGGCATATGTAGCAGTGCTTCGTTCATCCACACAGCTGATAACCCTGCCGACTGAATACCAAGGTCAAGACTTCAAGCAAGTCTACAAAACTTGAAACCGGAGCAACTTTATaacctttttcttttctgtccATTGCGACCCCCTTTCATAAAAGTTAATTCAATGAACAATCGCGAAGTGTAAACATTATAAGCTTATAAACTTCAGTCGTTTAACTACTCCCAAAAAACCCCTTTACTATGTCGGCAGTGTAGATCTTTTTTGACACGGCGTCACAACTAAACACGCTTTAATTTCTAAATAGGATAGCTAATAGAATGCCATTTCaatgtattaatttaaaataaataaacaacattgCCTACCCTTTGTGGACTCAATTCTAACAatgtgattaataaataaaataataagtttttcgaccttccccttttttttaggTTATTCCTAATATAAGTAAGTGCCAATGCAATGCAAAAATTACTTTATTAGTCGTGGTTGTGGGTTAGCTTTAACTTTAATAAGAATTCTTTTCGAAACTTTCTATCACTTCTTTAATTCTTTAAACTGTGTGGTAAATTATTACAAAGTTAACGTCCGATGAAAATAAGTGATTTTCGCTGGAGGAGTAGAGGTTTCTAGTTGGGAGTATGGTTATATAGTTATTGAACAAAACAAGTATTTCTGTTCCTCGTTCGCAAATATTTTGTGGAGAAGAAAAAGTGTCGTTGACTTGACTGATTAAGAACAGTCTagtccaaaaatatattttgcattactcaaaattgaaaaattgtagaTTAATATTGTTATGTTTCCAAATGTTTCAAAGCAGTATAATAAAGATGGGATTGTTTTCGACTTTTTTCAATGTGTACGTAGCTATTTTAGATCAGTTTTAATTGACGTAGTTGATAATAGTAAGTCTTACCAAACATATAATTAATAGGGTTGAACACAAATTGCTTGACTTCAGTATTATCCCTAAACCTTTGAATTGATgcgcttatttatttttaaaaaataaaagaaacaattatatttttttggatttatttgaattttgttATTCTTTTCCCAATTGCTAACTAGTTTAAGTTTACTATCAATACCATCAATAAATTCAGATATACAGCTATAGGGACGACTAAAATACATTTGTATGTCGTCAGCACACATCTGCACATTAAATTTAGCCAAGAGATTTGGAAGATCATTAACATCGAAAACAATAATTAGTTAAGGACCGACTCTTAGGGGACACCAAAAAAGTcggacaattatatttttttggatttatttgaatttcgTTATTCTTTTCCCAATTGCTAACTAGTTTAAGTTTACTATCAATAACATCAATAAATTCAGATATACAGCTATAGGGACGACTCAAATACATTTGTATGTCGTGAGCACACATCTGCACATTAAATTTAGACAAGATGTGAATGATCTTCCAAATCATTCACATCGAAAACAATAATTACTTAAGGACCGACTCTTAGGGGACACCACGCTTtgtgaaaaaaaaatcggagGTCTCAGACTCCGTTAAAACACTTTAAGACCATCATTCATGATTGAAACATGGGAGGCGGCACAACCAAACCCACAACAATATATGCCGACTGTGCGGGCGTTTAGGTTGCAGAGGATGAGCGCGTAAAGACGCGCCTCCAACAATATATGCAAATGCTCCCAACGTGTGATGCCAATGCGCTTCTTGTTGGGAAACGCAAATTTTGTGTACTTGGTTTGTAACTCTTGGTGATTTGCAAACATTCCAGAATCCGCAAATCCGAAGTCTAGATAAAGGCTAAAAACCAAGGAGTCCACCCGGGGGCGTCAATCTTTGCTCAGGGAACAGGAGGGAGCATGCAAATTCGCGAACCCCCTGGAACCCTCAGCTGGTCCTAACCAAGCTTCTTGACATTCTGGTACCTCGTGATTTGCTAcagtatgcatttttaattttgatacaCTAACccgaaaaaaaacatttttttaagaatactggACACGAAGAGTGCCCTAATTTCCgcttgtaattttttaattatttggagAACTAAAAAAATCGTAATAGTAATACTGTTCGATGACATCATAAgtcaataattattttttttattatttttataaagaacttTATTTAagctgcttaataatttgaATTCTTTGCCAATTTGTTCTACTTAATTACCCCACACTGAAATcatatgtttatgttttgaaTTCGACTTACCCTCTTTTATACATGCAGCTAACacatgtacatacatacatatctcTCTCTTGTCATACATATCTCTCTTTGTAATCTTTAAATCGAACATTAAAAATCAGTGCATACTAGAAACCGAAACAAGTCGAAcgttttttttctaaaaactcTGCATTTATCAGAGTCCGCACATTTTGATCATTCCCTCtgcattattatttattcccTCTGCTGGATGCGGCTGACGACGGCCGGCAATATTTAGAGGACGTACTCATAGAAACCAAGGCAATTATCATCACTCGTATTGTGGCGTCAAAGAAGGACCGACCAGAGGATGCAAGTTTCTTTAATTCATCGGAAAATTGCGCAACTGGGCATCATAATCGTTTGCCTTCGTTAAAGCTGCCTAAGTTCGACGGGAAGTATGGTGACTACATGAAGTTTATCACTGCCTTTACTAGCATGGTACATGATGACGCTTCAATATCAGCTGTTGACGAATTTAACTACTTGCTTAGCTGTTTGTCTGGCCCGGCGCTGAGTGTTGTGGCCCCCTTTCAAATATCCGAAATCAATTATCCAAAGGCGATAAAGGAGTTAAAGGAACGCTAcgataaaaaagttttgattttcataGAGCATATTTCTAGCTTATTCGAtattcaaattttgaaaagaTCTGATCCCGCAACTCTTCGCTGTATCTTGAATACCGTCTCCGCTCTGCGTGAATCGTTATTGTCGTTAGGAACAGAAGGAGATGTTATGAACGCAATACTAGTTCATCTTGTTTTatctaaaatttatttatttcatttcgccAACGGAATTCCTTTACTGGCTACTTGAATATTTCAACAACTTATCTTACGTactaaaatttacaaaataattgacTAACCTATGCTTAAGATTTGATTTACTTGAGAAGTAGTCCAATTACGTTTCAATTGGAAGTGCGTTAGACTCATATAAGGCCCTATAGAGGGGCTCGTTTTTGGAATAATTTGTCCGCCTCAGCTCGAGGGAAAAGGGATCAAAATTCCGAAGTTGGCTAGGCGGGGCGTGAAAACCAACTTTCGATAGCAGTTCTGGACAGTCAATAGTACCATCCAACAAATCAGAGATGAAGCAAATGGCGAGGATACTTCTACGATGCTCAAGGGATGGTAGGTGATCAAGCCTACATTGCTGGCGGTATAAAGGGTTAGGGTCTAAAAACCTTAGCGGCAACAAcgcgaattttaaaaactttctgTAGACGTTCTATTCTGTTTCCATGAGTGGTAGTGAAGGGATTCCAAATAAGAGACGCATATTCTAGTTTAGATCggacaaatgcaaaataatgCGCAAGTCTAGTGTAGGGATCCGTGAATAGCGATGCGTTCCGTTTCACAAATCCAAACATAGCATAGGCCCTGGGCATGATGTAATTGAAGTGTGGTgcaaacttaaattttgaGTCAAACAACACTCCTAGATCCAAGGATTCCTGCCGCAGTTGTAGAGGTTGACCATTGATATTATAAGATGTGACGATATTGTATGCGGATTTACTGTAAGTGACATAGAAGCACTTGCTTATGTTAAGAGGAAGCGAGTTTTGGCTACACCAAGAGCTCAAGGAAACTAAGTCATGTTGAACCAATTGTGAGTCTTTCGCTAATTTAAtagacttaaaaatttttaaatcatcTGCATACAGGAGACACTCTGAAAATAGACAGAACCTCACATCATTAATGAAAATGATGAAAAGCAGAGGTCCCATAGCACTCCCCTGAGGGAGGCCACAGGTTGCCAAATAGGAATCCGAgaattttccataaatatTAACTCTATAAAGTCGATGGTGTAAATATGATTTTATCCAATTTAGTAGTGCCGAATGTATACACAAGCGGGCCAGTTTTGCCAGCAGGGCACTGTGGCTAACTTTGTCAAAGGCTTTCGCAAAATCGGTGTAAATAGCATCAACCTGATATCGCATATTAAAGACATGAATGCAATAGTTGCTGAAAACGGCAAGATTAGTCTTAGTTGACTGATGTATGTTTTTACAAGAAATGATCATTTATGGGAAACAATGCGTTCGGAGAGTTTAGCGATATTACTGATCTTTGCTATAGGCCTGTAATTGGCAATGTTAATCTTCGgcactgattttaaaattggagTCACGGATGCGACCTTCCATCTGCATCCATAAAGTGTCCACTAGATAGTGATTTATCAAACAGAATCGTTAGTGGAAAGTAGGCCGGAGTCCCATCACAGTCCGGAGTGTACGATACATCCACGTCTTCCACAGCTCTATGAATATTCTCTTCTAGCACGGTTAAGCTACCTAAATTCAATAGAGAAGTGATTGCATTTAAGGTTTGAGAATCATTCCAGGCTGCTGTTGGCTCAAaattagctttaaaataagGGGCAAACAGAATTCCCTAGGAACATAGCAGATGGAACTGAAAAATCACTTTTCTTTGAATTGATAAATCGCCAAAAAGAGTTGGGATTACTTTTTAGGCCGTTCTCAACACTCGCTATATACTGATtgtaaagaaatttatttagaaattcaaattctCGTTTGTGCTGCAAGTATCTATTCCAATCACCAGGATCCTGTGTAACTAAAAACcttttatagaatttatttcgaagatttttaagctttttcaAACCTTTCGTATACCATGGCAACTTAAACAAATTGTGGACCCTTTCTGGAGCATTGTTCTTAATgatgtttaaaataacaactaaaaatgTGTCATAACACGACTCACGACTGACATGTGATTAAACTGACTCCCAGTTAATGGCAGAGATCTCATTTCTGATGGCACAAGTGCTTgtttcattgaaaataaatctagGTGAATATTCAGCTGAAGGCCCAAAACTGTAAAAGTTTATACCTAGTAGCAATGGTCTATGATGGATATCACAATTGCTTATAGGTGAACTACattgaatatattattaacttGTATTAAGCCGATACTGAAAATATCATCGATGAAAAGAATCTCGTGTGGTTGATATATGTTGCTTGGCAGTGAAGAGTGATGCTCCAGATCCTGAGACCAAGCGAGGGATGATAGATTAAAGTCTCCAATCACACAGATATTTTGATGGTCCTGCAGATTATTGTAGATGTCAGTAATGTTTTCCAGATGAGCCTTATAAAGTTTATATGAACCATTCGGTGGTATTAATGACACCATAATTTGCAGCGATTCCGATTCTACAATTATCGACACCGCAACTTGATCAAGAAGGGTATCTTCAATGAGAAGTCCAATTGACAAGCAGCGCAAATTGCAGCGAACAGCAACAATTACACCACCTCCTCTAACACAGTGGGTTTTCGTGCTATCTCTGTCTTTGCGGAACACATGGTACAAATTGGAGTCGAAGAATTCATTTGAGTAAAAGTTTATGTTGAGCCAAGTTTCAACTAAAACTATAACATCAAACTCGCATTGGGATGTGGCAAGGTATACTTGCTCCGCCTTTGTCCGCATTCCGGagatgttttgaaaataaatttttagtggGGCCGTACTCACAATAGCACGATCAACAATTTCCGGATTCGCATTTAAGGCATCATAGTCGAATGCCCTAGGAAGTATTTGTTCATGCGTCCCCAATGTTCTAGGCCCGCAGATCGACTTCAGTAATGTAGTGTTTTTAATACGAATTTTTTCATGCAGACTAGGATCGATGCATTCCCTAAGTTTGCTAGATACTTTTAGTAAAGAGCAATTAGTTCTTAAGAGCGATGGCAATGTCGCCGTTAATAGAGCATATCTATTCAAGTTGGGGACAGATGGACAAAGTTGTTGTTGATGCTGCCATCGGGAAGAGCCACACAAAGCAGTCGATGAGAAATTCAAGCAATTTCGTAGCGCCAGAGAAGAGCGCGGTAATAAGGAAATGATACTGTGATCACGAGTATCAATCAGAGCAAATTTTGAAAGCTCTAGCCGTTGGGTTTTTGTGAGCATTAGACGAACGTAACACAATAACGACAACTCCAGCTGACGTTGTTGTTGGTTCAATTGTGATAAGCGCACAACTCCGACGAGCGCGCTTAGAGCAGGAATCTTGATGAAGTATGATGAGAGCGGCTCTCCAAAGATCGTTTGACGATCATCGTCCGAAACAGACAATGACAGCTCaagctgatgttgttgttgcttcgATTGTGATGAGTGCACATCTCCGAAAAGAGCGCTTAGAGCGGGAATCTTAACGGAATCTAGTGACAGCGCCTCTCCAGTGAGCGTTTGATGAACGTTAGGcagaacaagaaaggaaaaatCCAGCTgataatgtttttgatttgtgAGTGACGGGCGCCCAATACTTAAGAGTGCACTGGGAGCGGCGTATGAGAGAGTAATGGTAGCAGTTATCGATATCGAAACCAGCAGACGTTGACATTGCGAATAAGTTGCATGATTTAAATTCGCCGTAGTCAAATCGACACCAGAGGGGCCGATTATTGGGGGTTTTTTGATTCCCATTAACAATCGGCCTATTCCTGTGGATGAATCGACTGATCTTGATTGGATTGGGCCAGAACGCATCACTAAACACAGTCTGAAAGTGTTGCTCAGGTATTCCTAACTTAAAATTGACGAATTCCAGTGTAGCAACATCTACACCATTTTTGACTAAAGGCTTGGAAATTATGGTGGCGGTATCCACACCTAGCTTATTTGCAACATATTCAAACACAGAATCAGATTTTACGTGCGCTCTGAATCTACCAATATGAAGGAATTTATTGCTCGGCACAACTTCGAGAAGTTCACAATTAGGAGCTTGACCAACTATTTGCCTCTTGTTCCTATTATTCTTTCCATGGTTCCTGGCGGCAGTAGAAACTGGTGCGGGGGGTATCAGGTCTGTATGGTTGGCTTGGCAACCAATTGAAGAAGGTGGAGCCAATGGTTTCACCATTTTTTTACGCTGACTGACATTGCTATTGTCAGTGGTAAATTTGGGAAAAGCCTTCAGaaactttgaatttaaatccATGTATAGACTCTTCAGGTCATGAAGTTCGTTCATTACTTCAACGATTTTGGAGTATGAATCATTACTCACAACACAGCGATTCGGCATACTTGTTAATAATCTAATAGCATCCTCCGGGAGATCAACACATGCATTGTGAAAAGTACGACAACAAAGCGCTGAGCAACGAACCGCCTCAAAACCGCGAAGCTGCGCTGCTGTAACTTCAGCATTGCACTCGGAGCACAAATAAGAATTCATAGCGAAAAGAAAACACGTCTGACTACGAATGCTAAACAACGAATCAGCTGGTCCTAACCAAGCTTCTTAACATTCTGGTACCTCGTgatattatgtatttttaattttgatgcACTTACCCAGaaagaaacaacattttttttaagaatactagaCACGAAGATTGCCCTAATTTCCGGTTgtaagtttttaattatttggagAACTACAAAAATCGTAATAGTAATACTGTTCGATGACATCATAAgtgaataatttaattattattatttttataaagaacttTGTTTaagctgcttattaatttgaattcttTGTCAAGTTGTTCTACTTAATTACCCCACACTGAAATCAtatctttatattttgaattagcCTTACCTTCTTTTATACATGCAGCTCACACATGTACATAAATACGTATCTCTCTCTTTGTAATCTCAAAATCGATCATACATACATATCTCTCATTGTAATCTTGAAATCTAACATTAAAAATCAGTCCATATTAGAAACCGAAAAAAGTcgaacgtttttttttctaataactcagcattcagcagagtCCGCACATTttggcgaccgtgacaggaCACTGCATTCGGCAAGTCCCACCGTAAACTTTTAGAATCATTCCCTCTGCATTCGGCGGAAAAATAGATTCCAGCAACGACAATACTTTGTGTATTTTGGCAGGCAGTGCAGCTCATCGGAATATTGACAGTGTTTGGCATCGTTGGATCTCCGTAAGCATCGTTTGATCACCGGAATCATCGCCACTGGATCGTCGTGGATACCTGCATACAGGGTATGCGCACCATAACCGTTGCAGCTGgtctgaaaataaataagccaAAAACTGAGTTACTCTCCCAAGCATCggactgttttgttttttccctCTGAACCAAAGGGCATTGCCATTTGTCACTCAATAATTGCTCCAGTTTTCGCTAAATAACTCTTCGCAAAATTACTGATATTTAACTTGTGTCTTTATGACAACAAAGGAATACAATTCAAATATAGTCAATCTCAAAGCTGCAGGACGACCTTGCTGCCCTTGAATGCCATTAACAAATTTTGGaatcatattttaaataaattcatcaAATTCAATCACAGATCGAACGGCTGGATGCGGCTGACGACGGCCGGCAAGATTTAGAAGACGTACTCATAGAAACCAAGGCAATTATCATCACTCGTATTGGGGCGTCAAAGAAGAACCGGCCAGAGGATGCAAGTTTCTTTAATTCATCGGCAAATTACGCAACTGGGAACCATAATCGTTTGCCTTTGTTAAAGCTGCCTAAATTCGACGGGAAGTATGGTGACTACATGAAGTTTATAACTACCTTTACTAGCATGGTTGTTAAAGTTAAAAGTACGCTTTAATAAAAAGGTTTTGATTTTCATAGAGCACATTTCTAGCTTATTCGATAttcaaattatgaaaaaatctGATCCCGCAGCTGTTCGCTGTTTCTTGTATACCGTCTCCGCGCTGCGTGAATCGTTGTTGTCTTTAGGAACAGAAGCAGATGTTTTGAACGCAATACTAATTCATCTTGTTTTATCTAAAATTGATGGAGATTCAAAATTATCTTACGATCGGGTTCAAAAATACGAGGTATTGCCTACTTGGGAGGATTGTTATCGCAGTTTTAACCGTCATTGTCAATTTTTGGAGAGCAACGTCAAACGAACATCTGATTAGCAGTCATGGGAAAAGCCCACGCAGAATGCTTTAGCGTCATTCGAGGCGTACTCTTATTCTTACGGCAATAGTATTGATTAGGGATAAGTTCGAAATATTTCAGCCAGCC from Drosophila biarmipes strain raj3 unplaced genomic scaffold, RU_DBia_V1.1 ptg000004l, whole genome shotgun sequence includes these protein-coding regions:
- the LOC108030270 gene encoding uncharacterized protein LOC108030270 isoform X2; the protein is MLGFSGIERLDAADDGRQDLEDVLIETKAIIITRIGASKKNRPEDASFFNSSANYATGNHNRLPLLKLPKFDGKYGDYMKFITTFTSMVVKVKSTL